CGGCTAATTTCGATGTATAACCGCAAAGGAAGTGATATTGAGCCTGATCTTCGTTCAGAATGGAAACCGGAGGAAGTACCCCGAATGCATCTGCCGAAAGATATACAATCTTCTTAGCATGACCTGCTTTAGAAGGCAATACAATTTTGTTGATATGATAAATTGGATAAGAAACTCTTGTATTTTCTGTGATAGATCCGTCAGTATAATCTGCTACTCCATTGTTCACTACAACGTTTTCAAGAAGTGCATCTCTTTTGATTGCTCTGAAAATATCCGGTTCTTTTTCTTCTGATAAATCAATTACTTTAGCGTAGCATCCTCCTTCATAGTTGAATACTCCATTGTTATCCCATCCGTGCTCATCGTCACCGATAAGGTATCTTTTAGGATCTGCTGACAAAGTAGTTTTACCCGTTCCCGAAAGACCAAAGAATAAAGCAACATCTCCTTTTTCACCTACGTTTGCAGAACAGTGCATAGAAGCCATACCTTTCAATGGAAGGTAATAGTTCATCATGGCAAACATTCCTTTCTTCATCTCACCTCCGTACCAGGTACCTCCGATGATCTGTAGTTTTTCAGTAAGGTTGAACATAATGAAGTTTTCAGAGTTTAATCCCTGAGCTTCCCAGTTCGGGTTGGTAGTTTTTGATCCGTTGATTACTGTGAAATCCGGCTCACCAAAGTTCTCCAGTTCGTAGTGAGAAGGACGAATAAACATGTTAGTCACGAAATGCGCCTGCCATGCCACTTCAACGATAAATCTTACTTTAAGTCTTGTATCTGCATTTGTACCACAGAATGCATCTACTACATAGATTTTTTTAGCTTCAGAAAGCTGGTTCATCACTAGTTCTTTACAAGAACCGAAAATTTCTGCAGTTGTAGGTAAATTTACTTTACCATCCCAGAAAATTGTATCCCTTGTAACATCATCCTGAACAATATATCTGTCTTTAGGTGAACGACCTGTGAAAATTCCTGTTTTTACTGATACTGCGCCAGACTCTGTAAGCTCAGCTTGCTCAAACCCCTGATTTTCAGGAGAAACTTCAGCCTGATATAATTCTTCATAAGAAGGATTATACACTACTTCATAGTTTCCTTTAATCCCTAATTTCTCTAAATCCTGGATGATTTTAGTGTGTTTCATTTTACTTATATTTTCTATTTCTTTATTGACTTCAACAAAAATAATATTAATTATTTGTTAAAGGTGGTTTAAATATACTGATATAAGTCAGAATGACAAATAAAAAACAGGACTATAAACAATTGATTATAAATCAATTATATTTTGCCATTCAAAAACGGTTGTAAAACCTTTCTCCCAAAAATAGTTCTTATAGTCCCCAAATTTGGCACTCATTACAAAATCTCCACCCCATGCGCCTAAACTTTTGACAAAAGAAGGGCAATCTGAGAAGAATTTTTCTTTAACTGTCGATATTTCAAGAAAATCCGCAATTTTATGCTCATGAATCATCATTAATTCGGAAAAATTTTCCAATTCATTGCATAACAATATTTTTTTTGTGAGATCTGAAAATTCATTCACCAGTTCCGGAGACTTTTTTTGGACTTGTAAAAACTGATACCTTCTCTACTATCCTGCTTCTGATTTAAGTGTATAAAAATCAGTTCATTTTTAAAAGAAGGATTGAAATTCACCTTCTCATATTTGATCTCAGGCTTACTTTGAAAAAGGACGGCAGATTTTTCCTTTGCCACTGCGATATCATATCCACTGCCTCCCAAACTGATTGTATTGAGATAAAAAGGATCTATTTCCGCCCATTCCGCAAGATTGTTCATCAGGGTAGAACTGCTCCCAAGTCCGTAATTTGCAGGAAACTGAAGGTTTGTTTTTAAATGATAAGTAAGATCAGTCTTGAATTTACTGTTAGAAAGCTGCTGAACATTCTTTAAGGTTTTGGTAATAAATTCAGCGCTTGATGGACGGTTGGTCTCTAAGATCTGCCAGTTTTTATAATCAATGACAGCCCTTAACCATAATGTATTCTGATGATAGGCTTCCCAAAGAATAAGCGACTTACCATCTTTTATTTCTTCAAAAAAAAACTCTTGTCCCAGCTTGGTAGGTACCGCTAAGACAAGAGCTCCATCTATTGCGAAATATTCTGAAGTAAGCATAAGCTTGCCCGGTGAAAATATCGCGTTCATATTTTTTTGTTAGATTGCAGAAGCAGCTTCTACGGATCCGTCAATTTTCTTGATCAATCCCTGAAGGGTTTTTCCTGGCCCTACTTCTACGAAGTTAGAGGCACCGTCTTTGATCATATTCTGAACAGACTGAGTCCATTTTACAGGACCGGTAAGCTGAGCGATCAGATTTTGCTTGATCTCATCAGGATTGGTAACCGCTGTTGTAGTGATATTCTGATATACAGGAATAGTTGCTTTTCTGAATTTTGTATTTTCAATAGCTGCTGCCAGTCTTTCCTGTGCAGGCTGCATCAATGGGGAGTGGAAAGCTCCGTTTACCGGTAACAG
The nucleotide sequence above comes from Chryseobacterium sp. 7. Encoded proteins:
- the pckA gene encoding phosphoenolpyruvate carboxykinase (ATP), yielding MKHTKIIQDLEKLGIKGNYEVVYNPSYEELYQAEVSPENQGFEQAELTESGAVSVKTGIFTGRSPKDRYIVQDDVTRDTIFWDGKVNLPTTAEIFGSCKELVMNQLSEAKKIYVVDAFCGTNADTRLKVRFIVEVAWQAHFVTNMFIRPSHYELENFGEPDFTVINGSKTTNPNWEAQGLNSENFIMFNLTEKLQIIGGTWYGGEMKKGMFAMMNYYLPLKGMASMHCSANVGEKGDVALFFGLSGTGKTTLSADPKRYLIGDDEHGWDNNGVFNYEGGCYAKVIDLSEEKEPDIFRAIKRDALLENVVVNNGVADYTDGSITENTRVSYPIYHINKIVLPSKAGHAKKIVYLSADAFGVLPPVSILNEDQAQYHFLCGYTSKLAGTERGITEPQPSFSPAFGEAFLTLHPTMYSKTLIGKMQEHGAKAYLVNTGWNGTGNRISLKDTRAIIDAIIDGSIDNAPKTQVPIMNLEIPTELPNVSTGILDPRDTYENASEWEEKAKDLASRYIKNFEQYCDTEEGKKLVASGPQLQEQTI
- a CDS encoding GYDIA family GHMP kinase, whose amino-acid sequence is MNAIFSPGKLMLTSEYFAIDGALVLAVPTKLGQEFFFEEIKDGKSLILWEAYHQNTLWLRAVIDYKNWQILETNRPSSAEFITKTLKNVQQLSNSKFKTDLTYHLKTNLQFPANYGLGSSSTLMNNLAEWAEIDPFYLNTISLGGSGYDIAVAKEKSAVLFQSKPEIKYEKVNFNPSFKNELIFIHLNQKQDSREGISFYKSKKSLRNW